From Pseudomonadota bacterium, the proteins below share one genomic window:
- a CDS encoding AsmA-like C-terminal region-containing protein, translated as RGDIEDNSTINFDAAMDVSGVERIAPLFFFDSKTTKGELELNVVVRSLKFPVKKLPYINGYAKIRNGILKLPQMHKPFEDINLTSTFQGDNFNIDVNNLKFDKNILNTGTLHVEGFEFPRFSLFINMDNFEYDDLQPAGDFEIPVVYKNSIMSNASGDIFLRTKKIKIGIVTGENLNIKGAFNNRILNVSELKMDSLEGNVDSHGSIDFSAPLPHMYANGKLNNIASGVFLESFGGKSQVIEGKTTIYGHIDSSGKTMKELSGNISGDLAIYSQNGLIKRWNLLSKIFGLLNVYDVFRGKSDLAKEGLPYTRMGATFSIKNGIFSTKNFLIDSPSMLINGDGKLNMKKNEIDGTITVSPLVTVDRTIDRIPILRNILKEKEKGFLYVVYNVKGQLDNPDINVSFTNSVGHKTIEILKNILVLPKGMFE; from the coding sequence CAGAGGCGACATCGAGGATAACAGCACAATAAACTTTGATGCTGCCATGGATGTTTCAGGTGTTGAAAGAATCGCTCCTCTCTTTTTTTTTGACAGCAAAACCACTAAAGGTGAACTCGAACTCAATGTGGTAGTGAGAAGCTTAAAGTTCCCCGTAAAAAAGCTACCATACATAAACGGATATGCAAAGATACGCAACGGCATTTTAAAACTGCCGCAGATGCATAAACCATTCGAAGATATCAACCTCACATCAACCTTTCAAGGTGATAACTTTAATATTGATGTGAATAATTTAAAGTTTGACAAGAACATTCTCAACACCGGAACACTCCATGTCGAAGGGTTTGAATTCCCCCGTTTTTCCCTCTTTATCAACATGGATAATTTTGAATACGATGATTTACAACCTGCCGGAGACTTTGAAATTCCCGTGGTTTATAAGAACAGTATAATGTCGAATGCAAGCGGCGACATATTCTTGCGGACAAAAAAGATAAAAATAGGCATTGTAACGGGCGAAAACCTCAACATCAAAGGAGCATTCAACAATAGAATACTGAATGTTTCTGAATTGAAGATGGATTCTCTTGAAGGTAATGTGGATTCCCATGGTTCAATAGATTTTTCAGCCCCGCTCCCGCATATGTATGCAAATGGAAAATTGAACAACATTGCGAGTGGGGTTTTTCTAGAATCATTTGGTGGAAAGTCACAGGTAATAGAAGGCAAAACAACTATATACGGGCATATAGACTCATCAGGAAAAACTATGAAAGAACTGTCCGGCAATATAAGCGGTGATCTTGCCATATACAGTCAAAATGGGTTAATAAAGCGCTGGAATCTGCTCTCGAAGATTTTCGGACTCCTCAACGTATATGACGTCTTCCGGGGAAAATCCGACCTGGCAAAGGAGGGTCTTCCGTATACAAGGATGGGTGCAACTTTTTCAATAAAGAATGGTATATTCAGCACAAAAAACTTCCTTATAGACAGCCCCTCCATGCTGATTAACGGTGACGGTAAACTGAACATGAAAAAGAATGAAATAGACGGTACCATTACTGTATCACCCCTTGTGACGGTGGACAGAACAATAGACAGGATACCCATCCTGAGGAACATCCTGAAAGAAAAGGAAAAGGGGTTTCTCTATGTAGTGTATAATGTAAAAGGCCAGTTAGACAACCCTGATATTAATGTCAGCTTTACGAACAGTGTGGGGCATAAAACCATTGAAATTTTGAAGAACATATTAGTGCTGCCGAAAGGAATGTTTGAATGA